Proteins found in one Candidatus Edwardsbacteria bacterium genomic segment:
- a CDS encoding sigma 54-interacting transcriptional regulator, with translation MKRKWLKYERETRLAGFLIVTILLVMNIATVFMLNNTRDHYKLQLKLRLDFAADIASRQLLGIDPVNNDAARERIREIADYSGFKEIGIIDDKGTWKFSTSAYRMQFSKGPTERPFIFPQISDNKLGRLGKPYKLGNSSYIDYIYGKKINQSHLIIIAPADYLSALETAEWVLNFSLLIIGGLVFVFLYFYLRNIFSPFQKMAQSAKNELCDKGIVFDSDVELVMDTYHKMIGELKEKGKKLGELYGLEKIRADNLEHYSRQVLDNIDKGIITLGNKGSIISFNKAATIILGEDGIREINNLISTIDFGQAVTKEIEGVGGRKIIIQVEVSRFKELGGKNVGHIIVVSDITEARRLEELAGYSERSDLINSSAQNLLTKISPILEELKDNISETAADKKIYANLSAIESCLNEYGRIFSLEKTAPSDKCSTDIIYRSDAMKNVLQLAAKVAGTDSNVLIAGESGTGKELIAKEIHRMSSRANGPFIALNCAALPETLLESELFGYVKGAFTGASRDKPGLFRIAEQGSFFLDEVSELSLALQAKILRVIQEREIVPVGGTKPGKVDVRLIAATNQKLEELVAKGLFRQDLFYRLNVFPILIPALRERSDDIEPLVNHFIAKYSLKQRKQVTGINAAALKIMTNQNWPGNVRQLENAVERAVIMAGGHHLEPKDIEFLISQIIGQDTDCEGIEGGLLAVSGRAAAEAESGLIKKVLGEVNGNKSEAARRLKISYRVMLKKIKDYGLK, from the coding sequence ATGAAGCGCAAATGGTTAAAATACGAGAGGGAGACCCGACTGGCCGGGTTTCTCATAGTTACAATACTTTTGGTAATGAATATCGCCACAGTGTTTATGTTGAACAACACGCGTGATCATTACAAATTGCAGCTTAAACTAAGGCTTGATTTTGCTGCCGATATTGCCAGCCGGCAATTGCTGGGAATCGACCCTGTCAATAATGATGCGGCACGGGAAAGAATTCGCGAGATTGCTGATTATAGCGGGTTCAAGGAGATTGGAATAATAGATGATAAAGGCACCTGGAAGTTTAGTACCAGCGCGTATCGAATGCAGTTCTCGAAAGGACCAACCGAAAGGCCTTTCATCTTTCCACAGATTTCCGATAATAAACTGGGTAGGCTCGGGAAACCATACAAATTGGGCAACTCGTCATATATAGATTATATTTACGGCAAAAAAATAAACCAGAGCCATTTGATTATAATTGCGCCGGCTGATTATCTGTCTGCTTTGGAAACTGCCGAATGGGTTTTGAATTTTAGCCTGCTGATAATAGGCGGGCTGGTCTTTGTATTCCTTTATTTTTATTTAAGGAATATATTTTCTCCTTTCCAAAAGATGGCCCAAAGCGCAAAAAATGAGTTGTGCGATAAGGGTATTGTATTTGATTCGGATGTGGAATTGGTGATGGATACCTATCATAAAATGATCGGCGAGTTAAAGGAAAAAGGCAAGAAACTGGGAGAACTATATGGTCTGGAAAAGATCCGGGCAGATAATTTGGAACATTACAGTCGGCAGGTTCTTGATAATATCGACAAGGGGATAATCACCCTGGGCAACAAAGGATCGATCATATCGTTCAATAAGGCTGCAACGATAATCCTCGGAGAGGATGGTATAAGGGAAATAAACAACCTGATCTCCACCATTGATTTCGGCCAAGCCGTGACAAAAGAAATCGAAGGGGTCGGAGGACGGAAAATCATCATTCAGGTCGAAGTGAGCAGGTTCAAGGAGTTGGGAGGGAAAAATGTCGGCCACATTATTGTCGTCTCCGATATCACCGAAGCCCGGAGACTGGAGGAACTGGCGGGATATTCCGAGCGGTCAGATCTGATAAACAGCTCGGCACAAAACCTTTTAACCAAAATAAGTCCCATACTGGAGGAGCTTAAGGATAATATATCCGAGACAGCGGCGGATAAAAAAATATACGCCAATTTGAGTGCGATAGAAAGTTGTCTAAATGAGTATGGACGGATATTCAGCCTGGAAAAAACAGCGCCTTCAGATAAGTGCTCTACTGATATAATCTACCGATCTGATGCAATGAAAAATGTTCTGCAGCTCGCCGCCAAGGTGGCCGGCACCGACAGCAATGTATTGATCGCAGGGGAAAGCGGAACTGGAAAGGAGCTTATTGCCAAGGAGATCCACCGGATGAGCTCCAGGGCCAACGGCCCTTTTATAGCCCTCAATTGCGCCGCCTTGCCGGAAACTCTTTTGGAATCCGAGTTGTTTGGCTACGTAAAGGGGGCTTTTACCGGAGCCAGCCGCGATAAACCGGGTTTATTCAGGATTGCCGAGCAGGGCAGTTTTTTCCTGGACGAAGTCAGCGAACTCTCATTAGCGCTGCAAGCAAAGATCCTCAGAGTAATTCAGGAGAGGGAGATCGTTCCGGTCGGTGGTACCAAGCCTGGCAAAGTCGATGTGCGTCTGATAGCCGCTACCAACCAAAAACTGGAGGAACTGGTGGCAAAGGGATTATTTCGGCAGGATCTGTTTTATCGGCTTAATGTATTCCCCATTTTGATCCCTGCTTTGCGAGAGCGAAGCGATGATATTGAACCGCTGGTCAATCATTTTATTGCGAAATATTCCCTAAAACAGCGCAAACAAGTAACTGGGATCAATGCTGCAGCGTTAAAGATCATGACAAATCAAAACTGGCCGGGCAATGTACGGCAGCTGGAGAACGCAGTCGAAAGAGCCGTGATAATGGCTGGAGGCCACCACCTTGAGCCGAAGGATATTGAATTTCTGATTTCCCAGATAATTGGCCAGGACACGGATTGTGAAGGTATCGAAGGCGGATTATTGGCTGTTTCCGGCCGGGCCGCAGCGGAGGCAGAATCGGGATTGATAAAGAAAGTACTGGGCGAAGTCAACGGTAATAAAAGCGAGGCCGCCAGGAGGTTGAAAATCAGTTATCGTGTAATGCTTAAAAAGATAAAGGATTATGGACTGAAATAA
- a CDS encoding Spy/CpxP family protein refolding chaperone, with protein sequence MKKAILLMVPALMLAASAMAQCPGGGEKNIRIEKRIERDGHGMMNEGRGMGRGQWWENPVIAKEIGLTEAQAKKIDDMATAQRKETIKMNADLKIAKIELQDLFDEVGNEGAIRKKAAEVSKLQEKIYNARIEHRLAMNKVLTAEQQKKMKSIKPGMMNKVMIKDDCDGCDKK encoded by the coding sequence ATGAAAAAAGCAATCCTGTTGATGGTGCCGGCCCTGATGCTGGCGGCCAGCGCCATGGCCCAGTGCCCCGGCGGCGGGGAGAAGAACATCCGGATCGAGAAGCGCATCGAAAGGGATGGGCATGGTATGATGAATGAAGGCCGGGGGATGGGCCGGGGGCAATGGTGGGAGAATCCCGTGATCGCCAAGGAGATCGGTTTGACCGAAGCCCAGGCAAAAAAGATCGACGACATGGCCACCGCTCAACGTAAAGAGACCATCAAAATGAACGCCGACCTGAAGATCGCCAAAATAGAGCTGCAGGACCTGTTTGATGAAGTGGGAAACGAGGGGGCCATCAGAAAAAAGGCGGCCGAGGTCTCCAAGCTGCAGGAAAAGATCTATAACGCCCGCATCGAGCATCGCCTGGCCATGAACAAAGTGCTGACCGCCGAACAGCAGAAGAAGATGAAATCCATCAAGCCGGGGATGATGAATAAGGTCATGATCAAAGATGATTGCGACGGCTGCGACAAGAAATAA